In the Kribbella sp. NBC_00482 genome, one interval contains:
- a CDS encoding SRPBCC family protein yields MIVIEREVAVATTPERAFDYLADFRTTEEWDPGTVRTVLVAGDGGEGTTYLNTSRFNGRETELTYVVEEYARPARIVLRGENRTIVARDTMTFRSEAHITRVTYHAEFQLKGLARLAEPFLRRSFERLGEEAEEALRNALGKLAA; encoded by the coding sequence ATGATCGTCATCGAACGTGAAGTCGCCGTCGCCACCACACCGGAGCGGGCCTTCGACTACCTGGCCGACTTCCGCACCACCGAGGAGTGGGACCCCGGTACGGTCCGCACCGTTCTGGTGGCGGGTGACGGCGGCGAAGGTACGACGTACCTCAACACGTCTCGCTTCAACGGCCGCGAGACCGAGCTGACCTACGTGGTCGAGGAGTACGCCCGCCCGGCCCGGATCGTCCTGCGCGGTGAGAACCGCACGATCGTTGCCCGCGACACCATGACGTTCCGCAGCGAGGCCCACATCACCCGGGTCACCTACCACGCCGAGTTCCAGCTCAAGGGCCTCGCCCGGCTCGCCGAACCCTTCCTCCGCAGGTCCTTCGAGCGCCTCGGCGAAGAGGCCGAGGAAGCCCTCCGCAACGCCCTGGGCAAGCTGGCCGCAT
- a CDS encoding MerR family transcriptional regulator, whose amino-acid sequence METSVPGGLRIGALSKRAGVSEHVLRAWESRYGLLSPRRSSGGFRLYSDTDVRRVQRMRAYLAEGLSAAEAARAVLAEPAAAAPQPLDPVVARMAEANGAASLRAALDLLDERAAHVVLDQLFGALTIEAVIRDVLMPYLYELGDRWSRGEVTVGQEHFASNVIRNRLAALSPGWGGGRGPQVLLACPPGELHDIALLSFGLVLRRSGWRVVFLGADSPTGDIQRTADALGPDLVMLAASDASRFDAIRPELVQLAQGRPLALAGPGASAELAAAVGAQYVDDDPVTAAERLEDSR is encoded by the coding sequence GTGGAGACTTCGGTGCCGGGCGGACTTCGGATCGGTGCGCTCAGCAAGCGCGCGGGGGTCAGCGAACACGTCCTGCGCGCGTGGGAGTCGCGCTACGGCCTGCTGTCGCCGAGGCGCTCGTCAGGTGGCTTCCGGCTGTACTCCGACACCGACGTACGCCGAGTCCAGCGAATGCGTGCGTACCTCGCTGAGGGCCTGTCCGCGGCCGAGGCTGCCCGCGCTGTGCTGGCTGAGCCGGCCGCTGCGGCGCCCCAGCCTCTGGACCCTGTCGTCGCACGGATGGCCGAGGCCAACGGTGCTGCGAGCCTGCGGGCCGCGCTTGACCTGCTCGACGAGCGGGCCGCGCACGTCGTACTGGACCAGCTGTTCGGTGCGCTGACCATCGAGGCGGTGATCCGCGACGTGCTGATGCCGTACCTGTACGAGCTGGGGGACCGGTGGAGCCGCGGCGAGGTGACCGTCGGCCAGGAGCACTTCGCGAGCAACGTGATCCGGAACCGCCTCGCTGCGCTGTCGCCGGGCTGGGGCGGCGGCCGCGGCCCGCAGGTCCTGCTGGCCTGTCCACCCGGTGAGCTGCACGACATCGCCCTGTTGTCGTTCGGCCTGGTACTGCGACGCTCGGGCTGGCGTGTGGTCTTCCTCGGCGCCGACTCGCCGACCGGTGATATCCAGCGCACGGCCGACGCGCTCGGCCCCGACCTGGTGATGCTGGCCGCCTCCGACGCGTCCCGCTTCGACGCCATCCGCCCGGAACTCGTCCAGCTCGCGCAGGGCCGACCGCTCGCGCTGGCCGGTCCCGGTGCCTCCGCCGAACTGGCAGCCGCCGTCGGGGCGCAGTACGTCGACGACGACCCGGTTACAGCCGCAGAGCGATTGGAGGACAGCCGATGA
- a CDS encoding NAD(P)/FAD-dependent oxidoreductase, translating to MTESVAVIGAGVSGLTAAYLLARRFDVTLFEAEPRLGGHAHTHDVTDPAGRRLAIDTGFIVHNARTYPLLRKLFAELDVRTQPTEMSMSISDPASGLEFAGGRGVAGIFAQRRRLVDPSFLRLLGEVRRFHRRAAGYLARTGDDDLTTLDEFLEAERFSPAFVRQYAVPVVSCVWSCGGSSALAYPARYLFRFLDHHGMLSVSGSPQWLTVTGGSRQYVDALADRVGAVRTHRPVRAVQRHPDGVTVIGPDGAVSDFDRVVLATHADQALDLLADASPAEKAALGPFEYSRNTAVLHTDTSLLPATKNARASWNYIIGSGAPLTTYWMNRLQGLETDETYLVTLNGAATVDPAKVIERIDYQHPVYTPKAVAAQSALAALNTGRIAFAGAYHGWGFHEDGCRAGVAAAESFGVRW from the coding sequence ATGACCGAGTCCGTCGCTGTGATCGGCGCCGGCGTGTCCGGTCTCACCGCCGCCTACCTGCTCGCCCGACGCTTCGACGTCACGCTGTTCGAGGCCGAACCGCGGCTCGGCGGACACGCCCACACCCATGACGTCACCGACCCGGCCGGACGCCGGCTCGCGATCGACACCGGGTTCATCGTCCACAACGCCCGTACCTATCCCCTGCTCCGCAAACTGTTCGCCGAGCTCGATGTCCGGACCCAGCCGACGGAGATGAGCATGAGCATCAGCGACCCGGCGAGCGGCCTGGAGTTCGCGGGCGGGCGCGGGGTCGCCGGGATCTTCGCGCAGCGGCGCCGGCTTGTGGACCCGAGCTTTCTCCGGTTGCTCGGCGAGGTCCGCAGGTTCCACCGCCGGGCCGCCGGCTACCTGGCCCGGACCGGCGACGACGACCTCACGACGCTCGACGAGTTCCTCGAGGCCGAGCGCTTCAGCCCGGCCTTCGTCCGGCAGTACGCCGTACCCGTGGTGTCCTGCGTCTGGTCCTGCGGCGGCAGCTCGGCGCTGGCCTATCCGGCGCGCTACCTGTTCCGGTTCCTCGACCACCACGGCATGCTCTCCGTCAGCGGCTCGCCGCAGTGGCTGACCGTCACCGGCGGCTCCCGGCAGTACGTCGACGCGCTCGCCGACCGGGTCGGCGCGGTACGCACGCACCGTCCCGTCCGCGCAGTCCAGCGGCACCCGGACGGTGTCACGGTGATCGGCCCCGACGGCGCTGTGTCCGACTTCGACCGGGTGGTTCTGGCGACCCATGCCGACCAGGCGCTCGACCTGCTCGCGGATGCATCGCCCGCGGAGAAGGCGGCGCTCGGACCGTTCGAGTACAGCCGCAACACGGCGGTGCTGCACACCGACACCTCATTGCTTCCGGCAACGAAGAACGCCCGCGCCTCCTGGAACTACATCATTGGCTCCGGTGCGCCGCTGACGACGTACTGGATGAACAGGTTGCAGGGTCTGGAGACCGACGAGACCTATCTGGTCACGCTGAACGGTGCCGCGACGGTCGATCCCGCGAAGGTGATCGAGCGGATCGACTACCAGCACCCCGTCTACACCCCGAAGGCAGTCGCCGCGCAGAGCGCGCTGGCAGCCCTCAATACCGGCCGGATCGCGTTTGCAGGGGCGTATCACGGCTGGGGATTCCACGAGGACGGTTGTCGCGCCGGCGTCGCCGCGGCCGAGTCCTTCGGGGTCCGCTGGTGA
- a CDS encoding DUF1365 domain-containing protein, whose product MTVAGVLPTLPAIVTGFVRHGRRIPIRHAFRYRVHQWLVDLDDVPRQPWYLRPLARFDARDHLGGHGPTIKADLRRYLASEGITYDGRVLMLANARTFGHVFDPLTVFWCIDSPYVVAEVHNTYGERHAYLLRPDASGATETSKELYVSPFNDVSGQYRLSFELDHDRIRVQVSLSRDGQTVFGASFDGVPRPATRRATLAAAVRMPLMPQRVSLLIRLNGVWLWARRLPVAQRPVHRLQKGLR is encoded by the coding sequence GTGACGGTCGCCGGTGTGCTCCCCACACTCCCGGCGATCGTTACCGGCTTCGTCCGGCACGGGCGGCGGATTCCGATCCGCCACGCGTTCCGGTACCGGGTGCACCAATGGCTGGTCGACCTCGACGACGTACCGCGCCAGCCCTGGTACCTGCGCCCGCTCGCGCGCTTCGACGCCCGCGACCATCTCGGCGGCCATGGTCCGACGATCAAGGCCGATCTGCGGCGCTACCTCGCCAGTGAAGGCATCACGTACGACGGCCGCGTCCTCATGCTGGCCAACGCCCGTACCTTCGGCCACGTCTTCGACCCACTGACCGTCTTCTGGTGCATCGACAGCCCGTACGTCGTCGCAGAGGTGCACAACACGTACGGCGAACGCCACGCCTACCTGCTCCGCCCGGATGCGAGCGGCGCGACCGAGACCTCGAAGGAGCTCTATGTCTCGCCGTTCAACGACGTCTCCGGCCAGTACCGCCTGAGCTTCGAGCTGGACCACGACCGGATCCGGGTCCAGGTGAGCCTGTCGCGCGACGGCCAGACGGTCTTCGGAGCGAGCTTCGACGGCGTACCGCGCCCTGCTACGCGCCGGGCGACCCTCGCTGCCGCCGTACGGATGCCGCTGATGCCGCAGCGAGTGTCCCTGCTGATCCGGCTGAACGGGGTGTGGCTGTGGGCGCGCCGCCTACCTGTCGCACAACGCCCGGTGCACCGGCTCCAGAAAGGACTTCGATGA
- a CDS encoding cyclopropane-fatty-acyl-phospholipid synthase family protein, protein MSSLRARITRLIVDRTLDQVPVRAVYPDGTVRGDGGPDAPVLRIVRPGSLFERLAHNPKIGLGEAYMAGDWTAGDGTDLGDLLRPFAARVAQLVPPYLLRFRRVVDRRIPRLRRNTPAGARENISAHYDLSNALFGAFLDPGLTYSSALFDHDVPLAAQDLEEAQSRKVERILDLAAVGPGSRVLEVGIGWGTLAIAAARRGAQVTGITLSTEQLLLAQKRVADAGLVDRIDLRLQDYRMVTGSYDAVVSVEMIEAVGEEYWPEYFRTLDQLLAPGGRVALQAILMDHDRMLATRNSYSWIQKYIFPGGLIPSRGAIDETVARQTTLTVDDDHRFGADYAETLRRWRRRFVANWHVVQAEGFDESFRRAWEYYLAYSEAGFASGYLDVAQLRLRRH, encoded by the coding sequence ATGAGCAGTCTGAGGGCCCGGATTACCCGGCTGATCGTCGACAGGACTCTCGACCAGGTCCCCGTACGCGCGGTCTACCCGGACGGGACGGTCCGCGGTGACGGCGGACCGGACGCACCGGTACTGCGGATCGTCCGTCCGGGCTCGCTGTTCGAACGGCTCGCCCACAACCCGAAGATCGGTCTCGGCGAGGCGTACATGGCCGGCGACTGGACTGCTGGCGACGGCACCGACCTGGGCGACCTGCTGAGGCCGTTCGCGGCACGTGTCGCGCAGCTCGTGCCGCCGTACCTCCTGCGCTTCCGGCGAGTCGTCGACCGGCGCATCCCTCGTCTCCGGCGCAACACACCGGCCGGCGCCCGGGAGAACATCAGTGCGCACTACGACCTCAGCAACGCGCTGTTCGGGGCGTTCCTGGACCCTGGCCTGACGTACAGCTCCGCACTGTTCGACCACGACGTACCGCTGGCTGCCCAGGACCTCGAGGAAGCCCAGTCCCGAAAGGTCGAACGCATCCTGGACCTGGCCGCCGTGGGTCCCGGCAGCCGAGTACTCGAGGTCGGAATCGGCTGGGGAACGCTGGCGATCGCTGCCGCTCGTCGTGGCGCCCAGGTCACTGGGATCACGTTGTCGACCGAGCAGCTGCTGCTGGCGCAGAAACGCGTTGCTGATGCCGGTCTGGTCGACCGGATCGACCTGCGGCTGCAGGACTACCGCATGGTGACCGGCTCGTACGACGCCGTTGTGAGCGTGGAGATGATCGAGGCGGTCGGTGAGGAGTACTGGCCGGAGTACTTCCGCACTCTGGACCAGCTGCTCGCACCAGGTGGAAGGGTTGCGCTACAGGCGATTCTGATGGACCACGACCGGATGCTCGCCACCCGGAACTCGTACAGCTGGATCCAGAAGTACATCTTTCCCGGCGGCCTGATCCCGTCCCGCGGCGCGATCGACGAGACCGTGGCGCGGCAGACCACGTTGACCGTCGACGACGACCACAGGTTCGGTGCGGACTACGCGGAGACGCTCCGCCGGTGGCGACGGCGGTTCGTCGCCAACTGGCACGTCGTACAGGCGGAGGGTTTCGACGAGTCGTTCCGGCGGGCGTGGGAGTACTACCTGGCCTACAGCGAGGCCGGCTTCGCGTCCGGCTACCTCGACGTCGCTCAGCTCCGCCTCCGACGCCACTGA
- a CDS encoding helix-turn-helix domain-containing protein codes for MEESPTPVLDVLLHPIRWRIVQRVLGREVTTTDLKRDLPDVPATTLYRHVAALIDAGYLTVVRERKIRGTTERTLSLDQTKVGRIDEREARAMTPDQHRQAFLMMLTRLAADFDRVVESGDLYPRIHQLGYSQLALYLSSEDMAAFRSRFAELVEPYLAESPGKDRIVLSMFSLPDS; via the coding sequence ATGGAGGAGTCGCCGACCCCGGTGCTGGACGTTCTGCTGCACCCGATCCGCTGGCGCATCGTGCAGCGGGTGCTGGGCCGCGAGGTGACCACCACGGACCTGAAACGCGACCTGCCCGACGTGCCCGCCACGACGCTCTACCGGCACGTCGCCGCGCTGATCGACGCCGGCTACCTGACCGTGGTCCGCGAGCGGAAGATCCGCGGTACGACGGAGCGCACGCTCAGCCTGGACCAGACCAAGGTCGGCCGGATCGACGAACGCGAGGCGCGGGCGATGACACCGGACCAGCACCGGCAGGCGTTCCTGATGATGCTGACCCGGCTGGCCGCCGACTTCGACCGCGTGGTCGAGAGCGGTGACCTGTACCCGCGGATCCACCAACTGGGCTACTCGCAGCTCGCCCTCTACCTGAGCTCGGAGGACATGGCTGCGTTCCGGTCACGCTTCGCGGAGCTGGTCGAGCCCTACTTGGCCGAGTCACCGGGCAAGGACCGCATCGTGCTGTCGATGTTCTCGTTGCCCGACAGCTGA
- a CDS encoding serine hydrolase domain-containing protein, translated as MSLTRRTVLKSAAAAVPVAALSTLPATATGLREPASIGRLAEKIEAGMAKYAIPGVGLGVWYRGREYVRGFGVTSVDTGEPVSGDTVFRIGSTSKTFTATAIMRLVERGRISLDRPVRAYLPDFATQDPSVAARVTVRQLLNHSPGWQGDYFEDTGQGDEALAQYVAGMTKVPQLTPLGKVFSYNNAAIGVAGRIIEVVTGKPYETATRELVVDPLGLAHSRFFHSELDGFSVAASHNIVDGKPVVEPSFDAMPRALHSIGGLMSSARDQLRYARYHLGHRELPQLLSNRSRLAMQSHPGPGGTLFVELNGVGVSWMLRPTAQGPTVVQHGGDWSGQHSGFLFVPQRDFAITLLTNSESGPSLVAELFADDWALQEFAGVSNLRAVPRELPPQKLAAYEGTYVSQQIGFDGKPEELGLDLTADSGELLAGVGGQAVFRFAFYRKDYVLAQNPDGTPTHVRANFVRGTDGQVEWLRYGGRLFRRQSATKKALRAAKLRHPATVW; from the coding sequence GTGTCGCTCACCCGTCGTACCGTGCTCAAGTCCGCGGCCGCTGCCGTACCGGTCGCCGCATTGTCCACCCTGCCCGCCACGGCGACCGGCCTTCGAGAGCCGGCCTCGATCGGGCGGCTGGCCGAGAAGATCGAGGCCGGGATGGCGAAGTACGCGATCCCGGGAGTCGGTCTCGGCGTCTGGTACCGCGGCCGGGAGTACGTCCGCGGCTTCGGAGTCACCAGCGTGGACACCGGCGAACCGGTCTCCGGTGACACCGTGTTCCGGATCGGCTCGACCTCCAAGACGTTCACCGCGACCGCGATCATGCGGCTCGTCGAACGCGGCCGGATCAGCCTCGACCGGCCGGTCCGCGCGTACCTGCCGGACTTCGCGACACAGGACCCGTCGGTCGCGGCACGAGTCACCGTCCGGCAACTGCTGAACCACTCGCCCGGCTGGCAGGGCGACTACTTCGAGGACACGGGACAGGGTGACGAAGCGCTCGCGCAGTACGTCGCCGGTATGACGAAGGTCCCGCAGCTCACGCCGCTCGGGAAGGTGTTCTCGTACAACAACGCGGCCATCGGCGTAGCCGGGCGGATCATCGAGGTGGTGACCGGGAAGCCGTACGAGACCGCCACCCGCGAGCTGGTCGTCGATCCGCTCGGGCTCGCGCACAGCCGGTTCTTCCACAGTGAGCTCGACGGCTTCAGCGTCGCCGCGTCGCACAACATCGTCGACGGCAAGCCGGTCGTCGAGCCGTCGTTCGACGCGATGCCGCGGGCGCTGCACTCGATCGGCGGCCTGATGTCGAGCGCACGGGACCAGCTCCGGTACGCGCGGTACCACCTGGGACACCGGGAACTCCCCCAGCTGCTGAGCAACCGCAGCAGGCTCGCTATGCAGTCACACCCGGGTCCGGGCGGCACGCTGTTCGTCGAGCTGAACGGGGTGGGTGTGAGCTGGATGCTGCGCCCGACTGCTCAGGGCCCGACAGTGGTGCAGCACGGCGGGGACTGGTCGGGTCAGCACTCCGGCTTCCTGTTCGTACCGCAGCGGGACTTCGCCATCACCTTGCTCACCAACTCCGAGAGCGGGCCGTCGCTGGTGGCAGAGCTGTTCGCGGACGACTGGGCTTTGCAGGAGTTCGCCGGCGTCAGCAACCTGCGCGCCGTACCCCGTGAGCTGCCGCCTCAAAAGCTGGCGGCTTACGAAGGCACGTACGTGTCTCAGCAGATCGGTTTCGACGGTAAGCCGGAGGAGCTCGGTCTGGACCTCACCGCCGACAGCGGGGAACTGCTCGCCGGCGTGGGAGGACAGGCTGTGTTCAGGTTCGCCTTCTACCGCAAGGATTACGTGCTCGCACAGAACCCGGACGGCACACCCACCCACGTCCGCGCCAACTTCGTCCGCGGCACCGACGGACAGGTCGAATGGCTGCGGTACGGCGGCCGCCTGTTCCGCCGTCAATCAGCCACGAAGAAGGCGCTCAGGGCGGCCAAGCTTCGCCACCCCGCCACGGTCTGGTAA
- a CDS encoding lipase/acyltransferase domain-containing protein: MDAVGAVSRDAVIVIPGIMGSSLADVETGDVLWGLDDASWWVSAWTTGRALKRLAVTEDERAGRTGRVRATGLLRFPAFAPVLQGFEPYTKLLTGIGRVLAHPDALCEFPYDWRLSVEHNAHELERLVDRHLSQWRAHPSGSADAKVVLVAHSMGGLVARYFNHVLGGASEVRTTVTLGTPYYGSVKSAYILSSGDGLPIPRKRLRKLVQHMPGLYDLLPFYRCVDEGATARRLEPSDLAGLGGDRELADESLLRHDKLMEGEAGSLRLLVGVEQPTMQSLSIRDGVLTPLMHTCMTDPAGVIRERLDLRGDGTVFRRSAAGFGLSPGTLPQSHGAVAATEEAISHVRDVLTNDTAGPPLGPGEIGIDVPDVVSVDEPLTITVSGADATGTSCRVVDAFSRWQAAVPQLQRRDGVLTASFVLRDPGVYRVEVKGGGASAVTEQVLAVPPEEADQ, translated from the coding sequence ATGGACGCAGTGGGGGCCGTGTCCCGGGATGCCGTCATCGTCATCCCGGGCATCATGGGGAGTTCGCTGGCAGACGTCGAGACGGGCGATGTCCTGTGGGGACTCGACGACGCGAGTTGGTGGGTCAGCGCGTGGACGACGGGGAGAGCGCTCAAACGATTGGCAGTCACGGAGGACGAACGGGCCGGCCGGACAGGCCGCGTCCGTGCCACCGGACTGTTGCGCTTCCCGGCGTTCGCGCCGGTGCTGCAGGGCTTCGAGCCGTACACGAAATTGCTGACCGGGATCGGACGGGTGCTCGCACATCCGGATGCGTTGTGCGAGTTCCCGTACGACTGGCGACTGTCCGTGGAACACAACGCGCATGAGCTCGAGCGCCTCGTCGACCGGCACCTGTCCCAGTGGCGGGCGCATCCGTCGGGCAGCGCCGACGCGAAGGTCGTCCTGGTCGCGCACTCGATGGGCGGCCTGGTCGCCCGGTACTTCAACCACGTGCTCGGCGGAGCATCCGAGGTCCGTACGACGGTCACGCTCGGCACGCCGTACTACGGCTCCGTGAAGTCGGCGTACATCCTGAGCTCGGGCGATGGCCTGCCGATTCCCCGCAAGCGGCTGCGCAAACTGGTCCAGCACATGCCCGGGCTGTACGACCTGCTGCCCTTCTATCGGTGCGTCGACGAGGGTGCGACCGCCCGGCGGCTCGAGCCCAGCGACCTCGCGGGTCTCGGCGGCGACCGGGAACTTGCCGACGAATCCCTTCTGCGGCACGACAAACTCATGGAAGGGGAGGCCGGCAGTCTGCGGCTGCTCGTCGGCGTCGAGCAGCCGACGATGCAGAGTCTGTCGATACGCGACGGCGTACTGACGCCGCTCATGCACACGTGCATGACTGATCCGGCCGGAGTGATCAGGGAGCGGCTGGATCTGCGCGGCGACGGCACGGTGTTCCGCCGGTCGGCCGCCGGGTTCGGGTTGTCGCCCGGAACACTCCCGCAGTCCCACGGCGCCGTTGCGGCGACCGAGGAAGCCATCTCGCACGTGCGCGACGTCCTGACCAACGACACCGCCGGTCCGCCGCTCGGCCCCGGCGAGATCGGGATCGACGTACCCGATGTGGTGTCGGTCGACGAGCCGCTCACGATCACGGTGTCCGGCGCGGACGCGACCGGTACGTCGTGCCGGGTCGTCGACGCCTTCAGCCGTTGGCAGGCCGCAGTGCCGCAGTTGCAGCGTCGCGACGGGGTGCTGACCGCATCGTTCGTCCTCAGGGACCCAGGCGTCTACCGGGTCGAGGTGAAAGGTGGCGGCGCATCGGCCGTCACCGAACAGGTCCTGGCGGTCCCACCCGAGGAGGCGGACCAGTGA